Proteins encoded by one window of Brienomyrus brachyistius isolate T26 chromosome 1, BBRACH_0.4, whole genome shotgun sequence:
- the dcaf17 gene encoding DDB1- and CUL4-associated factor 17 — translation MATLSTRCSKDSTTPICLNLARPQVLRSANASVHISLRSIGAFSTDAGMLLRKNMKLLRQLILKDTTEFKKVWTRHSKSPIAYESGKIYFENYRCCFSSIPPNPQFLYELPKVSKAEKIEDALLCQCPLERVLPQSSDQKPCLLALTANNWLYRYSTKTGEQLQKVYLSPRYKFRYLGWDVPQETFYIKSVQNKPSVMARQAGLDNNTIIYLAVLSVFPLEALAVLEINKKAFGATVVDVLLSQGLLVVSHSTKVVKLYSFENIVDKYMTKRLKLGQHCEWGSVTGTVGESPFGIPVNLHISEHPPVLFELACLDNNIQIGGHPWHVIYTPKHKKHRGTYHICSLKDGSLAHNGIQDMQCCSLESDWIYFHPDDSGRIIHVGPSRINVLKILKAHGYVSQYEVVEEFSITAQRNNSAVTQPSVTFSGRTVKRRFQELDDDPEKETFKVVEYEDELDLLAAVEVIVRDEIGKAYVGLYDNQNGTLWKKNQLLEAWDVTYSHEFFFDRDTMVHIAQEKSNFCCHVYKITHRQEDIEEQLEESPVKRHTCI, via the exons ATGGCCACACTTTCCACACGGTGCTCAAAAGACTCTACAACGCCCATATGTTTGAATCTCGCGCGACCCCAGGTGTTGAGGAGCGCAAACGCCAGCGTGCACATATCATTGAGGTCTATAGGTGCCTTTTCCACTGATGCTGGAATGCTGCTTAGGAAAAATATGAAGTTGCTTCGGCAACTTATTCTTAAG GACACAACAGAGTTTAAAAAAGTTTGGACAAGACATTCAAAATCCCCAATTGCATATGAAAGTGGGAagatttattttgaaaattaccGGTGCTGCTTCAGTAG tatTCCTCCAAATCCACAATTCCTGTACGAATTACCCAAAGTATCTAAGGCAGAGAAGATTGAAGATGCTCTGCTGTGCCAGTGTCCTCTT GAGAGAGTACTGCCACAATCATCAGACCAAAAGCCCTGCCTCTTGGCACTGACAGCAAATAACTGGCTGTATCGCTATTCAACAAAGACAGGAGAACAGCTGCAGAAAGTTTATCTCTCTCCACGCTATAAGTTCAG GTACCTTGGTTGGGATGTTCCCCAGGAAACATTCTACATTAAGTCTGTTCAGAATAAACCATCCGTCATGGCAAGGCAG GCTGGTCTTGATAACAACACCATAATATACTTGGCTGTACTCAGTGTTTTTCCCCTGGAGGCGTTGGCTGTTCTGGAGATCAACAAAAAA GCATTTGGAGCCACCGTCGTGGATGTGTTACTGTCTCAAGGTCTTTTGGTGGTTTCTCACAGCACTAAGGTTGTGAAGCTCTACAGTTTTGAGAACATTGTTGATAAG TATATGACAAAGAGGCTGAAACTTGGACAGCACTGTGAGTGGGGCAGTGTCACCGGAACCGTGGGCGAATCACCTTTCGGCATTCCAGTCAACCTCCACATCAGTG AGCACCCTCCAGTACTGTTTGAACTGGCTTGCTTGGACAACAACATACAGATCGGCGGTCATCCGTGGCATGTCATCTACACAccaaagcacaagaagcaccGAGGAACCTACCACATATGCTCCCTCAAGGACGGCTCCCTG GCacataatgggatacaggacaTGCAGTGTTGTTCCCTGGAGTCTGACTGGATCTACTTCCATCCAGATGATTCTGGTAGAATCATCCATGTGGGTCCCAGCAGAATAAA cgtGTTGAAGATCCTAAAAGCTCATGGATACGTCTCACAATATGAGGTTGTTGAAGAATTTTCCATCACAGCCCAACGGAACAATAGC GCTGTCACCCAACCCAGTGTGACCTTTTCAGGTCGAACTGTGAAGAGAAGGTTTCAAGAACTGGATGATGATCCTGAGAAAGAG aCCTTCAAGGTGGTGGAGTATGAGGATGAGCTGGACCTGTTGGCAGCCGTTGAGGTGATCGTGAGGGATGAGATCGGAAAGGCTTATGTTGGTTTATATGACAACCAGAACGGAACATTATGGAAGAAGAATCAGTTGCTTGAAGCCTGGGATGTG ACTTACAGTCACGAGTTTTTCTTTGACCGAGACACAATGGTTCACATTGCACAGGAGAAGAGTAATTTCTGCTGTCATGTCTACAAAATTACCCACAGACAAGAAGATATTGAAGAGCAGTTAGAGGAATCACCAGTGAAACGACACACGTGTATCTGA